A segment of the Pongo abelii isolate AG06213 chromosome 16, NHGRI_mPonAbe1-v2.0_pri, whole genome shotgun sequence genome:
TTTGGGAGCCCCTGGAAGCCTGGGGAGGGGTTGGGGGGCTCACTTCTTCACCGGAATCTTCCCTTCAGAGTTGAGCTGCATCTTGAGCTTCACAAGGCTGGGGGGCAGAAAGCAGCCCGTCAAGGCCCAGGGCTGGCATGCTCATCACCAGGGCTCAGGCCAGGCAGGGGGCACTTACATCTTGTCCAGGAAGGTGCTGCGGGAGGCGTTGGCCGTCAGCGGATGCTTGACTAGGGCCAGTACGTCCTCAGCCCACACCTGCAGGACCACAGAGAGCAGCGGTCAGGCTCCTGAGCACCCCCGCCCAGGCCTGTGTCTCTCAGGAAGTCCAGGCTATCCCAGGGGCCCAGACCCAGGCCCAGTGCTCCCTGGCACACCTTGCCCACGTTCTCCTTGTAGGAGACGAAGTTGTGGAAGGTGAGTTCCACCATGTCCGGGCCGGACACCACCGTGAGTGTCTTCAGCAGGAAGCTGTTGTCAGGAAAGTCCATGTTGAAGACGTCCCGGAGCTTCTGGCTCTGCAGCACGTGGTGGCATCGTTAGGATGGAGGTGTGCTCCCTCCCTGCCCAGTGTGGCTCTCTCTGGCCCTCCCCTCAGCCACTTGGGCTATGGCCCACTGGGCAGAACCCCATCCCCATCCGAGGAACCACAGGCCTTAGCATCTTCCTGTCCCTGATTCCAGCGGCTGGGATGGGAAGGAGAGGCCCTGAGGAAAAGATTAGCCAAGATGGCGGGCAGGCGGGGAGGCGGGCCTGGGAGTCCTGTATATGTTGGTTGCCACTTTTGTTTGAAGATAGATTCTTAGCTCCCAGTCTCAGGAAACCCCGCTTCCCACCAATCCCTTCCTCCAATTTTCCTACCAGCATTAGGCAAATATAGGCAAACTAGTCCGGGGGTGGGGGTGTAAGCCACCCCTCCCAGACAGGCCGGGGTGCTTTAGGGGCAGGAGGTGACCCCTCCTCCCAGATCCctgccatctcaactcactgtgcGCAGTTCTGAAGCTCAGAGCCCAGGCGAGCCCAGGAGCCGCCGCTCCCCTTCCTTGGCTTCCGGCCACGGTCCTTGCTGCCCAGCCCAGGAACCATTCCCTGTGCTCCAGAAGTCAGGCTTCCCACGCCCACAGGGACCCCTGCCCTTGCCCCATGGAGCTAGTAGCTGTGCTTGAGCCTGGGCTGCTACTGGACACACCTACCTTGGGCATCTTGGCAAACTTCCCAAAGCGAGTATCCCGGATGCTGGTGATATCCAGAAACTCCATCTCCTGGGAGTGGGGGGGCGGGGTGTGGATCCAGGTGGGAGCAAAGAAGGGATGTGGGACAAAAAGTCCAGGTCAAGAATAAGCAACAGGGAGAAGGGAGCTTCCACACCCTTCAAATCTTGGCCAACACCTCTCTCTAGATGCCAGGCTGCCCAGGAACACCTGGACCCAACCTTCCCTTCCTATGGCCCAGGTTCTCTCTATTCATGCAGatcctcctccctttccctctgtCCATTCCTCCCTGGCAGGGAGCTGGAGCCTACAGTGTCTCCTCCACCATCCTGGACCCTCCCCAGCTTCCCCTTCCCGTCCTCCTGTCCAGCAGCTGGGGCCTATCTCTCATCTCCCGGAGCCCCAAGTCAACCCACAGCCATAGGCAGAGCATCAGCCTTCAGCAGCAGCGCTTtcgcctgtctctctctctccccaaggGATGCTAAGGATGGAACATTTGGGTAGCCACAGGTTGGAGTGACTGCATCCTCCTTTCCAGAGCAAAGAGCCCCTGCCCACAGGGGAGCCCCTGGAGCCACCCTTCCAGGCCATTCTGTACTCCCCAGCATCCATGCCTCCACCTCGGTGCATCATTATCCTCAATGATAAGCAGGAGTCCAGGGCCATGGCACACAAGGGTTTTCTCACCTTACTTTGATACGTCCAGTATAAGTAGTAGCCCTTAGGATCCACACGGAGGATAACTGGAGAGGCAACTGTAGTTTCCTGCAGAGAGAAGGGGCCAGCACTCTGTTCCGAGACCTCAGGCCAAGCCTCCCTGGTCCAGGCCAGGGGTTTCAGAGCTCATTATCTTCCCAGGAGGTGCCCATCCCAGAAatctgaaggcatttccttttgtTGTCTAGAGCTAAGCACCGGGAGGGACAGAGGACTGGGGATGCCATTTCTGGAAGAGAAGGGTTTTCCCCTCTAAAGCCCAAATAGGCATTCTCCCTCTAGACCCTAAACAGGATCTTGGCCCCTACCTCACCTCATAGAGGGAGACTCCCTACCACCACCCAGGAGAGACTGACACAGCGAGAGCCAAGAGCCCAAACTCCTGCACCGGCATCCAAGGCCCTGCACAATCCAGATGCAACCTAACTTCCCATATGCCCCTTCTTCCCTCCATGAACACCTCCTACCCTGTCCATTCAACTGTCCCATAAAGATACCAAGCCTTCCCACCTCCAAACCTAAGTGCCCAAATCTCTGCTTGAAATAACTTCAAGGACAACCCAAGCCCCCCAACTTCTGAAAACCCTTCCTGAAATGTGCTATAGTAACTGGGGGAATGTGAGTCACAGACCTACAAGCCCACCTAGGAAATCCCCAGGGACTCATGGACTCCAGGACAACAAGCCTGCGCTAGACCTTGAGCTTGGTGCTTGGCACTTGAATGTGGTGTTTgctgaatgagcaaatgaatgaattaatgaatgaatgaactcacCTTCTAAAGTCCTGTTCCACTCACTGACAGAGCACATAGGCTACCTTTTAGTTTAATGgtctttgtatgtgtatataacaaGATATTAAAATTAAGGTTTCCAGCAAGGCACAATAGTTGCCGCATACTAAAACAGACCAAATGCAGCATTTACAAAGTAAATGATCCAAAAAATGTTCTCAGATCAGAGGTGGTTAGAGTACAGGGGAAAGAGAAAATTTTTGTGGGGAAGCTAATTTTAAGAAAGCTGTGTTGGGAGCTCCATTCCCTTACCTCCCCAAGGGAGAGTTGGAGTGCCTGATCCCCCACCTTAAGCCTAGTGAGGGGTTTCAACTCTACTTGGAGAGCTTTTgtgatctctctctttttttttttttttttaccttaagttctgggatacatgtgcagaatgtgtaggtttgttacatagtatacatgtgccatggtggtttgctgcacctgtcaacctgtcatctaggttttaagccccgcatgcattaggtatttgtcctaatgctctccgtcccctttccccccaccccacaacaggcccctgtgaTCCTTGAAGTTGTAGGTGTAACAGACAGAGGTCGGACTCCTGCCCAGGAGACCTAGTGGACTACAGCAAGCTAACTGTGTGAGGCAGAGCAGGGGATGCTGGCCTGTCGGACAAGCCTGCACCCTTGGGACAATGGATGCATGGGTATTTGCTGGGGTCCAGGGTGGGCCCATGGGAGAGTGGGGGCAAAGGGCCTAAAGCCACAGGAAGCTGAAGGTGGTAACGAGGGGCTGAAGACATAGTTGTGAGTGACCCCTAAAATAGAAACACTGGGGGGACTTCAAGCAAGAGCTTCCCATTAGAAGGGGTGGGTCTCCCAAGAATCCTCAAAAATGTCCCCCAGAGAAAGAATCAGCTTTAAGCTTCTGCCAGGCTCAGAAAGCATGAGCCAATTTATGACAGCACCTATTTAAATAGAACTTGGTTACCCCTTTCCCATCTCCCTCCCTATAGCTCATGCCTAGAGGGGCCTTGAGCAGGACCAGCAGGGAATCCCACCAAGGCCCTTTCCAGGGGGCCTACAGCCTACCTGAAACCGTTCCTAGAAGGAGAAGGGTAGAAGATGTCAATGTAAATAAAGGTTGGAGTTTTGATTATAGCCAGTTTCTGACATCTGACTGGATTTTGTGATGAAAAGTGACCACTGGACTGTGTTACCTGAGAGTAAATATAATGCTTGTGGCCTTGCAGAGTTTCTTTCCATGGCCAGGGGGAGAGCTTCTCCTACGAAATATATTGTAGAGGCCATGGGAGATGAAATAAAGTTGGGATTTGCTTACATCCTATGTATTCTGCTTATTCAACATGGCACAGCACACCCATGCCATCCACTAACTGTGCCGAAAGCAGCCTGAAAGCAGAGCCCTGTCTCGCAGCAGCATGGACCTGTGGATAGGCTTGGGACATTCTTGCTTGTGCAGGTCAGGATCCAGAGAACATCCAATGCCCTACcttggagaagggaagggaacagCCAGGTACACAGGTGCCAGCTTAGGAAGAAGGACAAACAGTCTCCGCTGGCCACCAATCCCCCACCTCCACTGCCACCCTGTGACCCTCTGCCCAGTCAGGTTACACACACTGCCCAGAGGAACTGAGAGAGGCCACTTCGCTTTTCATTCTGAGCCACTTCCCTCATTCCACAGGCTCCTGGGGCATGTCACCTCCATGCCACTGCCATGCTACACCAACCCCACATCACTCCTAGGGAAGCAGAAAGCATCTCACCACAGGGCCCCAACCCATAGTCATGGGCAGCGAGATCCCCTAGCCTAGCCCAGCGCCGAAGGGCCTAGACCCAGACCCCCTCATCCCACCTCCCATCAGGTGGACAAGCCAGCACTAAGGGCTGTCTTCCCTCCCCCACCAAGCCTTCATTTCCCTTCCTGGGACAAGCCCAGCACTCTAACTCTCAGACTGGGCCAGCCCAGCAGCCTCCCCTCCCTGAAGGAGGATCTCCATAATGTTCTCTCCAGCCTAAGAGAATCCCTGGCCTAAGGTAACATTTTCAGGGGCCAGGAGAACCAGAGGCTGGGAGCAGCCCCATGTAGGAAGGAACAGACACAGCAGAGAGAGGGCTGCAGGGTGCAGCAGTGCCTTCCCCTTCCCTTGCTGACAGGCCTGCATCGGGGAGCAATGCTGAGCCCAGCAAGGGGTAGCAGAAGTCAAATCAGTTCCTTCCCTGGGAGCTGAAGCCTCTAGTTCTCACTTAGGTCCAGGGGCCTTTTGTGGCTGCCCCCACAGCAGCGCAGGGGAGAGCAAGGCTTCCCAGGACAGAATGATGCCCAGTGGAGGGGGTGAAGGAGCTGGGTCTGAGCGCCCTGCCGCAGCAAGGGCAAGACATCTGTGCTGGGAGCAGGGACGAGCTCACCTCTCCTCCTAGCCTGCCTCAGCTCTGGGGTGtgctttcctcctcttctcttggGGGTTTGAAGGAGAAGAGATGCAGACCCAAATAAACTACCTCCAGTGACCACCCAGGCAGCTCACCCACTTCTCACACCTAGAACCAAGGCTTAGCCCTGCAGCTGGGGACATACACCCTTAACCCCAGGTTTGTTTATCCAAGCAGTGGTGTCAGCTGCCTGGTCAAACCACACAGGCGCCTGGATCCTAGGAGACATAAAccaattctcccaccccagcaaAGCCCCCTagcagcccagcccccaccacctGGTGCTCCAGCAGCTGAGGCCCCTGCCCCACTTACATCATCCCATTTGATGAAGCGCTCCCCTTGGCTCAGATAGGCCTTCACCTTGGGGGGCAGCAGGACAGGGTTGAGCAGAGACATGGTGCCAAGCGTTCCTCTTTGGAGAATCTGGCAGACACAGGCAGGCAGAAGAAGGGCAGGAAGGAGGCCAGCCAGGAGGGGGAGCCAAGCTGGGCTCAAATGGCACCCATCCCCGAGCTGCTCCAGAAATCTAGTTGCCTCTTATAGCCCCTGGGGTGGCCCTGGCTGAGTGCAGGACTGAGCTGTAGCCAGAGGCCCATCTGCCTTGTAaatcaccctcctcccacccgcCCTGCCTGCCATGGGGGCCTGTGGTCACTGCTTCTGCccaaggaggctgaagcaggaagccCCCGCCTCTTCTGGaagcccccgcccccacccccaccctgtgcCTCTCAGCACTTCCTGCTCTGGGCTTCCTTCTCTGCGCTGCTCACAGCGGAGACGTGGTCATGAGGCCGGGTCGCCTTGGAGCCAGGGCCTCTCAGTCCCTGTGGTGGTCTCTGGTCAGATTTGGCCCAGGAGGGCTGGAGAAGAACGACATGGAGACCGGCTGGGGAGACTGCTGCCCAGGCCTGGACTGAGGGAAGGCACAGGGAGCTCACTAGGAGAAAGGACCTCCTCAGGGGCAGGGTCCAGAGCATGGGCATCTGACCCCAAAGGCTGGGAGCCCCGtagaggcaggggtggggtgaggaCAGGGCCCAGCTGGAATGGAGTGTTTTGAATAAG
Coding sequences within it:
- the PLCB2 gene encoding 1-phosphatidylinositol 4,5-bisphosphate phosphodiesterase beta-2 isoform X6 — translated: MSLLNPVLLPPKVKAYLSQGERFIKWDDETTVASPVILRVDPKGYYLYWTYQSKEMEFLDITSIRDTRFGKFAKMPKSQKLRDVFNMDFPDNSFLLKTLTVVSGPDMVELTFHNFVSYKENVGKVWAEDVLALVKHPLTANASRSTFLDKILVKLKMQLNSEGKIPVKNFFQMFPADRKRVEAALSACHLPKGKPGGAR